Proteins encoded together in one Microcebus murinus isolate Inina chromosome 18, M.murinus_Inina_mat1.0, whole genome shotgun sequence window:
- the LOC105879215 gene encoding olfactory receptor-like protein DTMT translates to MTGRNQTIFSEFLLLGLPIKPEQQNLFYALFLAMYLTTVLGNLLIIVLIRLDTHLHTPMYLFLSNLSFSDLCFSSVTIPKLLQNMQSQEPSIPYAGCLTQMYFFLFFGDLESFLLVAMAYDRYVAICFPLHYTTIMSPKLCLSLVVLSWVLTTFHAMLHTLLMARLCFCADNVIPHFFCDMSALLKLACSDTRVNELVIFIMGGLILVIPFVLIIVSYARIVSSILKIPSAKGIRKAFSTCGSHLSVVSLFYGTVIGLYLCPSANNSTVKETVMAMMYTVVTPMLNPFIYSLRNRDMKGALGRVICQKKILFSL, encoded by the coding sequence ATGACAGGAAGGAATCAAACTATCTTCTCAGAGTTCCTCCTCCTGGGCCTGCCCATCAAACCAGAGCAGCAAAACCTGTTCTATGCCCTCTTCCTGGCCATGTATCTTACCACTGTCTTGGGGAACCTCCTCATCATCGTCCTCATTCGACTAGACACCCATCTCCACACACCCATGTATTTGTTTCTCAGCAACTTGTCCTTCTCTGATCTCTGCTTCTCTTCTGTGACCATTCCCAAGTTGTTGCAGAACATGCAGAGCCAAGAGCCATCCATTCCTTACGCAGGCTGCCTGACTCAAATGTACTTCTTCCTGTTTTTTGGAGACCTGGAGAGCTTCCTCCTGGTGGCCATGGCCTacgaccgctatgtggccatctgtttCCCCCTGCACTACACCACCATCATGAGCCCCAAGCTCTGTCTCTCCCTGGTGGTGCTGTCCTGGGTGCTGACCACATTCCACGCCATGTTGCACACCCTGCTCATGGCCAGACTGTGTTTCTGTGCGGACAACGTGATCCCTCACTTTTTCTGTGATATGTCTGCTCTGCTGAAGCTGGCCTGCTCTGACACTCGAGTTAATGAATTGGTGATATTCATCATGGGAGGCCTCATTCTCGTCATCCCGTTCGTACTCATCATTGTGTCCTATGCACGAATTGTCTCCTCCATCCTCAAGATCCCTTCTGCTAAGGGTATCCGtaaggccttctccacctgtggCTCCCATCTCTCTGTGGTGTCACTGTTCTATGGGACAGTTATTGGTCTCTACTTATGCCCGTCGGCAAATAATTCTACTGTGAAGGAGACTGTCATGGCCATGATGTACACTGTGGTGACCCCCATGCTGAACCCCTtcatctacagcctgaggaacagAGACATGAAGGGAGCCCTGGGAAGAGTcatttgtcaaaagaaaattctcttttctctgtga
- the LOC105879235 gene encoding olfactory receptor 1E2-like — protein sequence MTGRNQTVISEFLLLGLPVKPEHQNLFYALFLAMYLTTVLGNLLIIILIRLDYHLHTPMYLFLSNLSFSDLCFSSVTMPKLLQIMQSQDPSIPYMGCLAQMYFFLFFADLESFLLVAMAYDRYVAICFPLHYTTIMSPKLCLSLVVLSWVLTTFHAMLHTLLMARLCFCADNVIPHFFCDMSALLKLACSDTRVNELVIFIMGGLILVIPFVLIIVSYARIVSSILKVPSAKGIHKAFSTCGSHLSVVSLFYGTVIGLYLCPSANNSTVKETVMAMMYTVVTPMLNPFIYSLRNRDMKGALGRVICKRKILLSL from the coding sequence ATGACAGGAAGGAACCAAACTGTCATCTCAGAGTTCCTCCTCCTGGGTTTGCCTGTGAAGCCAGAGCACCAAAACCTGTTCTATGCCCTGTTCCTGGCCATGTATCTTACTACTGTTCTGGGAAACCTCCTCATCATAATCCTCATTCGACTGGACTACCACCTTCACACACCTATGTATTTGTTTCTCAGCAACTTGTCCTTTTCTGACCTTTGCTTTTCCTCTGTCACAATGCCCAAATTGCTGCAGATCATGCAGAGCCAAGACCCATCCATTCCTTACATGGGCTGCTTAGCccaaatgtacttttttttgttttttgcagaccTGGAGAGCTTCCTCCTTGTGgccatggcctatgaccgctatgtggccatctgtttCCCCCTGCACTACACCACCATCATGAGCCCCAAGCTCTGTCTCTCCCTGGTGGTGCTGTCCTGGGTGCTGACCACATTCCACGCCATGTTGCACACCCTGCTCATGGCCAGACTGTGTTTCTGTGCGGACAACGTGATCCCTCACTTTTTCTGTGATATGTCTGCTCTGCTGAAGCTGGCCTGCTCTGACACTCGAGTTAATGAATTGGTGATATTCATCATGGGAGGCCTCATTCTCGTCATCCCGTTCGTACTCATCATCGTGTCCTATGCACGAATTGTCTCCTCCATCCTCAAGGTCCCTTCTGCTAAGGGTATCCAtaaggccttctccacctgtggCTCCCATCTCTCTGTGGTGTCACTGTTCTATGGGACAGTTATTGGTCTTTACTTATGCCCGTCGGCAAATAATTCTACTGTGAAGGAGACCGTCATGGCTATGATGTACACTGTGGTGACCCCCATGCTGAACCCCTtcatctacagcctgaggaacagAGACATGAAGGGAGCCCTGGGAAGAGTCATCTGTAAGAGGAAAATTCTTTTATCTCTATGA
- the OR3A3 gene encoding olfactory receptor 3A3, translated as MEPEAGTNKTAVTEFTLLGLVETEEIQSVVFVLFLFAYLVTVGGNLSILAAILVEPKLHTPMYFFLGNLSVLDVGCITVTVPVMLSHLLSHRFIISYDACLIQLFFFHLLAGMDCFLLTTMAYDRFLAICRPLTYSTRMSHTVQRMLVVVSWICAITNALTHTIALTTLNFCGPNVINHFYCDLPQLFQLSCSSTQLNELLLFVAAAFMAVSPLVLITVSYAHVVVAVLQIRSAEGRKKAFSTCGSHLTVVGIFYGTGVFSYMRLGSVESSDKDKGVGVFMTVINPMLNPLIYSLRNTDVQGALCQVLMRRRSLT; from the coding sequence ATGGAACCAGAAGCTGGGACCAACAAAACTGCTGTTACTGAGTTTACTCTACTGGGCCTCGTGGAAACAGAAGAGATACAGTCTGTGGTCTTTGTGCTCTTCCTCTTCGCCTACCTGGTCACAGTAGGGGGCAACCTCAGCATCCTGGCCGCCATCCTGGTGGAGCCCAAactccacacccccatgtacttcttcctgggGAACCTATCGGTGCTGGATGTTGGATGTATCACTGTCACTGTTCCTGTAATGTTGAGTCATCTTCTGTCCCATAGGTTTATAATTTCCTATGATGCCTGCCTTATACAACTATTCTTCTTCCACCTTCTGGCTGGGATGGACTGCTTCTTGTTGACCACTATGGCCTATGACCGGTTCCTGGCCATCTGCCGGCCCCTTACCTATAGCACCCGCATGAGCCACACGGTCCAGAGGATGTTGGTGGTTGTGTCCTGGATCTGTGCCATCACCAATGCACTGACCCACACTATTGCCTTAACTACTCTCAATTTCTGTGGCCCCAATGTGATCAATCACTTCTACTGTGACCTCCCACAGCTCTTCCAGCTTTCCTGCTCCAGCACCCAACTCAATGAGCTGCTGCTCTTTGTAGCAGCAGCCTTTATGGCTGTGTCCCCCTTGGTCCTCATCACTGTGTCCTATGCCCATGTAGTCGTTGCTGTGCTACAAATCCGCTCCGCAGAAGGCAGGAAGAAAGCCTTCTCCACATGTGGCTCCCACCTCACCGTGGTGGGCATCTTCTATGGGACGGGTGTCTTCAGCTACATGAGGCTGGGTTCAGTGGAGTCTTCAGATAAGGATAAAGGTGTTGGGGTTTTCATGACTGTTATCAACCCCATGCTGAACCCACTTATCTATAGCCTCAGAAATACTGATGTTCAGGgtgctctgtgccaggtactcATGCGGAGGCGGTCACTGACCTGA